The genomic DNA TTGCGGACATCTCGCGATGTACTGCTTAATAAGCCTGCTACCCATGGTTCATTATTGAAGGTCTAACCACTGGTTGCGCCGCCGTAAAAGAAGTGAGTGTAGCGCTCATGATGGACTTCTTTTCTTTGAGTGCTGATGACGAGGAAGACATCGATGATTCCCGTGGGCACCCAGGTCTGAACGTTCTTGATTAACTTACCTACTGGAGGTGATTGGTATGTCACAAATGCTTGTTGGTGTAGACGTAAGCTTGAAGTCCCATCATGTCCATTTCATGAAACAGGACGGATCCACACTTGCCGACTTTTCTGTTTCTAATGACAAAACGGGGGGCCGCAACCCTGATCAAACGAATGCTAGAAGCAGCGGAAAAAAGTCAGGCCAACCAATTGAAGATTGGGATGGAAGCCACTGATCTTTACAGTTGGCATCTTGCCCATTATCTACAAGACCAAATGAAAGGCTATGAACCTAAGTTCCAAGCCTCTATCTACGTACTAAATGCGAGAAAAGTCGCTCGTTTTAAAAAAGGGTATGACTCCCTTGTGAAAAACGATCGCATAGATGCCTGGGTCATCGCTGACCACTTGCGCTTTGGCCGACTGCCAGCCCAAATGAAAGATGCCATACAATATGAAGCCCTTCAACGATTAACACGGACAAGGTTTCATTTTATGCGGGAAATTACCCGAAATAAAACGTATTTTCTTAACCAGCTCTTTTTAAAGTTCAGTGGACTGAGACAAGATAATCCATTTTCAGATAAATTCGGAGCTACGAGTATGGCTGTCATGGAAGAACTAGAGCCCGAAACCATCGCTGAAATGAGTATCGAAGAATGTCGAGTTCCTGCAGGATAAAGGGAAGAACCGATTTGAAAAACCCAGAAGAAATCGCAAAATATCTTCATAAGTTGGCTAGATCATCTTATCGGTTAAATAAGGCTATGCAGGATCCCGTAAATATTTCTATGTCAGTTACTTTAAGTACCATTCAACATATCGAGTCACAAGTAAAGCGGCTAGATAAAGAAATTGCCAAGTTAATGAAAGGCATACCGCAAACTCTAACGTCTGTAAAAGGAATTGGAGACGTTTATGCGGCAGGGCTGATAGCCGAAATAGGCGATATAAAGCGATTTAAAGATCATCATGCCTTAGCGAAATATGCTGGTTTGGTATGGAACCAAAACCAATCGGGCGAATTCGAATCCCAAGAAACGGCAAGAATGAGGACAGGCAATAAATATTTGCGATACTACCTTATTCAAGCTGCTGATAAGATCCGAAAGTATGACTCTGAATATAAAGCTTTTTACACAAAAAAGTACGATGAAGTTCCAAAACATAAACACAAACGCGCTCTCGTCTTAACTGCAAGAAAACTGGTACGATTGGTGTTTTCGCTACTACGCACCAATCAGTTGTACACACCACCTGAAAGGAGAGATTAAAACTTCTCATTCAGACCCTTTCAAACACCCAGCTTCACACTAATAGTGATTGGTAAAAAATCGAAAATAGTGTGAGGTTTATTTGTTATACTCTTTTTTAAGCACTTTTCAATGAAATCCAATATTAATTTCCAATCCACCGAATTTTAGTGCTTGACATATTACCACTGGGCTTTAGATAAATATTATCACCTAGATAAAAAATAATACTCAAATATTGCTCATCACATAAAGCGAAACTTAATCAATTATTACAATATGATGAAGTCAAACATTCAGCTTTGACAAAGCATTATTTTTCTGTGCAACAAAATTATTATCGTCAAAAAGAAACACTCATTAAATGGAAAAAATCTTGCGGATCGAACAATGAGAAATTCAAAGAACAAGTTGATTGTATCTATAAATCAACATAAAAACTGAAAAATCCTTTGTTCATACTCTTGATTCTCTTCGTAAAAATGCTTCCCTTTGATGCAGTGCAAAAGTCAGTTTTAATGATGATACTTTTACAATTACATCTTCCCTAGCGGATTTATAACAACAGTGCCTGCAATCGAATTTGCAGGAAGTATATTAATTTGAAATATATAGATTATCCTTTCTGTTACTTTAATAATATTTCAGTCAGTGTTTTACTTTGGGAATTTGCTGTTGAGAGCAATTAGACTAGAAAAAAAGGATTAAAAAATTTACTAAAACGAATTTTAACAGAAAAAATCCCTTGATGTATGAAAGGAGGGTATCTGAAATTGGAAAGGGATATTTAAAAACAATTTAGTAAATAAGCGAGCCTTTCCCCGATTTTCTCGAGAATAGAACTCGCTTGTCTTTTATGTATTTATTGATGTGTGGCTTTTCTTAACTTTTAATTCGATCTCAATATCTAAGTATAGTTTGAAGCCTTTATTCAGTTTCTTTGCTCTGGGTGTTTACATCTTCACTTAAGGTATAGTTAACTCTTACTAATATGTTATTCATCTCTTGTCTGACAGTACTGTAAAGCTCTTTAAACTTTTCTTTGTTCTCTTCTGGATTTTCAAATTGTCCTAGCTGTCCCCATAAAGACTGAACCATTTTCATATTATCAAATAATTGTATATCTAATGGCGTTTGAGGAGCGGGAATAAGCACAGTAGGAGCTCCTAAATCTTCAAATACAGTCATTAATTGTTCGAAGATTTCACCCGAGTATGTATCTTCTTGAATTAAATAACCTAAATCATTTAGTGATGGAGCCGTTAAGTAAATGATTTGAATAATGCTTCTTTCAAGGTTTGTCGCTTTATCCCATGTTCGATACTCTGAAGGATCTTTTCCTTCAAGCTCTTTAGGAGGGTTAGAAATAAAAAGTTTGTAAGCATCATCGATCATCTCTTGAGTAGAAAGGTTATATGCTTTTGCATCAACGATATTAATAAAGGCATCCCCATAATTAGTAATGTTTGAAGTTTTACCATCAATGCTTGTTATATTACGAATCGGATACTCATTTAAAGGAAAATAGATTCTCCCATGTTCATCCATGTGTTCTTCAACAATTTCCTTCTCAGTATGTTTGAATCTAATATTTCCATCCTCACCAAATGGTGATTCGATACTTGTTGTTTGAATTATTTCTTCTGTTACAGTAGCACTTTCGTTATTTCCATTTTTATCCCCTTCAGTAGATTCCTTCTCTTTCGTTGATTCAATATTTTCTTCCGCAGTTTTAGTTTCTGTATCACTTTTTTGAGTATTATTATTTAGGCCGCATGCAGAAAGCATGATGCTACATACGAATATTAATAAGAGCTTATACACGTGATCATCCCCTATATTCTCTCTTTATTTTTGAGTTTTATTTTTAATAATTCTGTATAATTATACCACACAAAAAACATGAACAATTTGATTTCAGCCAAAAAGGTTTTAAAACGAGATAAATTTTTTCTCTTTTTCCAATAAAAAAACTGGTAACAAGTAATTTGTATGTCATTTCTTTAAAGATAAACAATAATCTTTAAGGGGTGAATACAGTGAACGTTATTACAACGTTAAAAGAAAAAAGAGAAGAAAAACAGATGAATTTTGAAAAAACTTTACTTCGTGAATTATCGATCAAACAATTAAAGAAGCGAGTTTATAATTATTTTGGTTCTTCTCGTTTTACTACGGGGTTACTAATGAACTCGGGAATAGAAGAAGCATGTTTCGATGTAGGAATTGAAGCTTACTTATTAGGTGGGCATTTTAGCCGATTTGGATATTTCGGTGAAAGCATTGAGGAAATTATGAAACGTTGTGAATATGAATTAAAACATTTGACAGAAACCTTTTATTTTTTTTTTTTATATTGGAGCAAGGGAATCGAAGGTGTAGTAGATGAAGGGTTATATTATTTATGTGAACAGTATATAGAAAGCTGGTGGAGAGAAGGATTTCAAAAAGGAGAGCGGCAGTATAAGCTTCGTCTTCATTAAAAATTTATACCGATCCATAATTTTCGTTCTAAAAGGGTAAGTTGTCCCATATAGTAAATTGAACGGGGACAAGCG from Bacillus aquiflavi includes the following:
- a CDS encoding IS110 family transposase gives rise to the protein MSQMLVGVDVSLKSHHVHFMKQDGSTLADFSVSNDKTGGRNPDQTNARSSGKKSGQPIEDWDGSH
- a CDS encoding IS110 family transposase codes for the protein MLEAAEKSQANQLKIGMEATDLYSWHLAHYLQDQMKGYEPKFQASIYVLNARKVARFKKGYDSLVKNDRIDAWVIADHLRFGRLPAQMKDAIQYEALQRLTRTRFHFMREITRNKTYFLNQLFLKFSGLRQDNPFSDKFGATSMAVMEELEPETIAEMSIEECRVPAG
- a CDS encoding IS110 family RNA-guided transposase, producing MSSSCRIKGRTDLKNPEEIAKYLHKLARSSYRLNKAMQDPVNISMSVTLSTIQHIESQVKRLDKEIAKLMKGIPQTLTSVKGIGDVYAAGLIAEIGDIKRFKDHHALAKYAGLVWNQNQSGEFESQETARMRTGNKYLRYYLIQAADKIRKYDSEYKAFYTKKYDEVPKHKHKRALVLTARKLVRLVFSLLRTNQLYTPPERRD
- a CDS encoding YbaK family protein → MNVITTLKEKREEKQMNFEKTLLRELSIKQLKKRVYNYFGSSRFTTGLLMNSGIEEACFDVGIEAYLLGGHFSRFGYFGESIEEIMKRCEYELKHLTETFYFFFLYWSKGIEGVVDEGLYYLCEQYIESWWREGFQKGERQYKLRLH